From Oscillospiraceae bacterium CM, a single genomic window includes:
- the yidD gene encoding membrane protein insertion efficiency factor YidD — translation MKKVVIAMIRFYRRNISPLTKPSCRFVPTCSAYALEAVEKYGARKGTWMAVKRIFRCHPFHEGGYDPVP, via the coding sequence ATGAAAAAGGTCGTCATCGCGATGATTCGCTTTTACAGAAGGAATATTTCACCGCTCACGAAGCCGAGCTGCCGTTTCGTGCCAACTTGCTCGGCGTATGCCCTCGAAGCCGTTGAAAAGTACGGTGCCCGAAAAGGGACGTGGATGGCTGTGAAAAGAATTTTTAGGTGCCATCCTTTTCATGAGGGCGGGTATGACCCCGTCCCATAA